One Myxococcales bacterium DNA segment encodes these proteins:
- a CDS encoding AAA family ATPase — MNVAPIAEARRRNTNLVASLSTFVGRGALLLEIESAFRAARLVVLMGPPGVGKTRVATRFADLHGDTFRKRGGVWLCDLSSCRTAGDMLRTVAKSLGLRTPANLEPATLLGQVSETLAERGDLLLVADNFEQLEDEAAGALAALLGTAEGCRALVTSRRRLAIDGERIVEVRPLALAHTTHEGGRSDAAELFVARAVALGTPRESLDDAQVAALVLELEGMPLAIELAAARCRVLGVAQLRAALRASHLILSPNRSGSSSLERAVERSFALLAPSDAATLMQCSVFRGPFSLEAAEAVVRLDDTTDVLEHLSTLRDQSLLVHDSSTESAASFALYASLRDFAARQLERAQGTAAAEERHTRYFVERGVGIALRHAISGSAAERQQLEAARQDLRAIFDRLGAEAQGPERQRDLARCVFAMEAVLGASADAAQISTTLTAGLEAGRAAGDAESLELVARLLVARGVAYGIRGDAANALLDLGHAEELAQGMGLTPVVAEARVHRGVRLRQRGLVHEAVDLVTAAAELVQGGTAPRVEGAARVVLGMLLGELGRHTEARVENERALAIFSLAGDTWSEALALANLAQLDQARGDFDAAARGFDAAIERFRTFGDRPYLGRYSGYQAALAHERGDLDGAVVGYRMALDILGSLDAPHAEGLVWACLGAASAGRDDLVDASFALERAALLLERVEAPLARAALELHRGHLELARARADARSDETEREREGERLVATARARLLAVTHAESSEDVRFAVRLLERAITSCHAPKAARPTRGPLVIGPRALWFRLGEAPAVDLTRRASLSRLVDHLARERLTNPGRTSSWTVLLAAGWPDERVLAMAGATRVRVAVATLRKLGLADVLETRGDGYLFADQVAVRREV, encoded by the coding sequence ATGAACGTCGCTCCGATCGCCGAGGCGCGCCGCCGCAACACCAACCTCGTTGCCTCTTTGTCGACGTTCGTCGGACGCGGCGCCTTGCTGCTCGAGATCGAGAGCGCCTTTCGCGCGGCGCGGCTTGTGGTGCTCATGGGCCCCCCGGGCGTGGGCAAGACGAGAGTGGCGACGCGCTTCGCCGATCTCCACGGCGACACCTTTCGCAAGCGCGGCGGCGTCTGGCTGTGTGACCTTTCGAGCTGCCGCACCGCCGGCGACATGCTCCGCACCGTCGCCAAGAGCCTCGGGCTGCGCACCCCCGCGAACCTCGAACCAGCGACGCTGCTTGGCCAGGTCTCCGAGACCCTCGCCGAGCGCGGCGACCTCTTGCTCGTCGCCGACAACTTCGAACAACTTGAGGACGAAGCTGCCGGCGCCCTCGCCGCATTGCTCGGCACCGCGGAGGGTTGCCGCGCGCTCGTGACCTCGCGACGACGACTCGCCATTGACGGCGAGCGAATCGTCGAGGTCCGCCCGCTTGCCTTGGCGCACACGACCCACGAGGGCGGGAGGTCCGACGCCGCGGAGTTGTTCGTCGCTCGTGCGGTGGCGCTGGGGACGCCTCGCGAGAGCCTTGACGACGCGCAGGTCGCAGCGCTCGTCCTTGAGCTCGAGGGCATGCCCTTGGCCATCGAGCTCGCCGCCGCGCGCTGCCGCGTCTTGGGCGTCGCTCAACTGAGGGCGGCGCTCCGCGCCAGCCATCTCATCCTCTCGCCGAACCGGAGCGGCTCGTCTTCGCTCGAGCGGGCCGTGGAGCGCTCCTTCGCCCTGCTTGCACCATCCGACGCGGCGACCTTGATGCAGTGCTCGGTGTTCCGCGGGCCTTTCTCCCTTGAGGCGGCAGAAGCCGTCGTCAGGCTCGACGACACGACCGACGTGCTCGAACACCTCTCCACGTTGCGCGATCAATCGCTACTCGTTCACGACAGCTCCACCGAGAGCGCGGCCTCCTTTGCGCTCTATGCGAGCCTGCGCGATTTCGCGGCGCGCCAGCTAGAGCGGGCGCAGGGCACCGCCGCCGCCGAGGAGCGCCACACTCGCTATTTTGTGGAGCGCGGCGTGGGCATCGCGCTACGTCATGCGATCAGCGGAAGTGCCGCGGAGCGACAGCAACTCGAGGCGGCGAGGCAAGACCTTCGCGCGATCTTCGATCGACTCGGAGCGGAGGCCCAGGGGCCCGAGCGGCAGCGCGACCTCGCTCGCTGCGTGTTCGCCATGGAGGCCGTGCTCGGCGCGAGCGCCGACGCCGCCCAGATCTCGACGACGCTCACGGCTGGCCTCGAAGCAGGTCGCGCGGCGGGCGACGCGGAGTCGCTCGAGCTCGTCGCTCGCCTGCTCGTCGCGCGGGGCGTCGCGTACGGGATCCGCGGCGACGCGGCGAATGCGCTCTTGGACCTCGGTCACGCTGAGGAACTCGCCCAAGGGATGGGCCTCACTCCGGTCGTCGCCGAGGCGCGAGTGCACCGAGGTGTGCGCCTCCGCCAGCGCGGGCTCGTGCATGAGGCCGTCGACCTCGTGACGGCCGCCGCAGAGCTGGTGCAAGGTGGCACCGCGCCGCGCGTGGAAGGCGCGGCCCGTGTAGTCCTCGGAATGCTCCTCGGGGAGCTCGGCCGCCACACCGAGGCGCGCGTCGAGAACGAGCGCGCCCTGGCGATTTTTTCCCTCGCCGGCGACACCTGGTCCGAGGCGTTGGCGCTCGCGAACCTCGCCCAGTTGGACCAAGCCCGCGGTGACTTCGACGCCGCAGCGCGAGGCTTCGACGCGGCCATCGAGCGTTTCCGGACCTTCGGGGACCGCCCCTACCTCGGGCGATACTCGGGATACCAGGCGGCGCTGGCGCACGAGCGGGGCGATCTCGACGGGGCCGTCGTGGGCTATCGCATGGCGCTCGACATCTTGGGCAGCCTCGATGCACCGCACGCGGAGGGGCTCGTTTGGGCTTGCCTCGGCGCGGCGTCCGCTGGCCGCGATGACCTCGTCGACGCGTCCTTCGCCCTCGAGCGCGCCGCGCTGCTCCTCGAACGCGTCGAAGCGCCTCTCGCGCGCGCCGCGCTGGAGCTGCACCGCGGCCACCTGGAGTTGGCGCGCGCGCGCGCCGACGCCCGAAGCGACGAGACAGAGCGAGAGCGCGAGGGCGAGCGCCTCGTGGCGACGGCGCGCGCGCGCCTCCTCGCGGTAACTCATGCCGAGTCCTCGGAGGACGTGCGCTTCGCCGTGCGCCTCCTCGAGCGGGCCATCACCAGTTGCCACGCTCCCAAGGCAGCGCGACCGACCCGTGGCCCCCTCGTGATCGGCCCGCGCGCCTTGTGGTTCCGCCTGGGCGAAGCGCCGGCCGTCGATCTCACGCGGCGCGCGTCCCTCTCAAGGCTCGTCGACCACCTCGCGCGAGAGCGGCTCACAAACCCAGGGCGCACGAGCTCGTGGACCGTGCTCCTCGCGGCCGGTTGGCCCGACGAACGCGTCCTTGCGATGGCCGGCGCCACACGGGTTCGGGTGGCCGTGGCCACGCTTCGCAAGCTTGGCTTGGCGGACGTGCTAGAGACCCGCGGCGACGGCTACCTCTTCGCCGACCAAGTGGCGGTCCGCCGGGAAGTTTAA
- a CDS encoding GMC family oxidoreductase, with product MEEFDFVIVGSGFGGSVSALRLSEKGYRVLVIEQGKRWNATDFAKSTWDVRRYLWKPGLGLHGILQMTLLRDVFFLHGAGVGGGSLVYANTLLQPPPQAFDDPRWVGLDWKLELVPHYETARRMLGAVPSEVLAPTDLVLKEVADDMGRGHTFHRATVGVYFGEAGKRVADPFFGGEGPERTGCIRCGGCMVGCRHDSKNSLDKNYLYLAEKRGAVIRAETRVTDIRVDGAGYVVETAPSTSAFGKAGAVRARGIVLAAGSFGTVDLLLRCKEKGSLPNISDQVGSFVRTNSEALLAVRSRRKDVDYSKGIAISAGAFVDDNTHIEIVRYPDGSDALSVLTTLLTGGGGSLPRWVRWLGRVVSSPLQFLRISVPFGWARRTAILLVMQPVDNYLRYVRRRRWYWPFGKKTDTALATDRPAPVYLPMANEVAKRMAVKMDGIAQSGIVEVLLNRASTAHILGGCPIGEDAKSGAVDPAARLFGYENFYVVDGSIIPANLGVNPSLTITAMAEHVMARVPQKPGTEPKPAPVPALLPTKHADVRPPGLAFDDGDRHGVGEKGRPG from the coding sequence GTGGAGGAGTTCGACTTCGTCATTGTCGGCTCCGGCTTCGGCGGCAGCGTTTCGGCGCTGCGTCTCTCCGAAAAGGGCTACCGCGTGCTCGTCATCGAGCAGGGGAAGCGCTGGAACGCCACCGACTTCGCGAAGTCGACGTGGGACGTGAGGAGGTACTTGTGGAAGCCGGGGCTTGGGCTCCACGGGATCCTGCAGATGACCCTCCTCAGGGACGTGTTCTTCTTGCACGGCGCGGGCGTGGGCGGCGGCAGCCTCGTGTACGCGAACACGCTTCTGCAACCACCGCCCCAGGCCTTCGACGATCCTCGCTGGGTCGGTCTCGACTGGAAGTTGGAGCTCGTACCCCACTACGAGACAGCGCGGCGCATGCTCGGCGCCGTGCCGAGCGAAGTCCTCGCTCCCACCGACCTCGTGCTCAAGGAAGTCGCCGACGACATGGGCCGTGGTCACACGTTCCATCGAGCGACCGTCGGCGTCTACTTCGGGGAGGCCGGCAAGCGCGTCGCCGATCCGTTCTTCGGCGGCGAAGGCCCCGAGCGCACCGGCTGCATCCGTTGCGGTGGGTGTATGGTCGGCTGTCGCCACGACTCCAAGAACTCGCTCGACAAGAACTACCTGTACCTCGCCGAGAAGCGCGGGGCGGTCATCCGCGCCGAGACGCGCGTCACCGACATTCGCGTCGACGGCGCCGGCTATGTCGTCGAGACTGCCCCCTCCACCAGCGCCTTTGGCAAGGCGGGGGCCGTGCGCGCCCGCGGGATCGTGCTCGCGGCGGGCTCCTTCGGTACGGTCGACCTCCTCCTCCGGTGCAAGGAGAAGGGATCGCTTCCGAACATTTCCGACCAGGTCGGCAGCTTTGTCCGCACCAACTCTGAAGCTCTGCTCGCCGTTCGCTCGCGTCGCAAGGACGTGGATTACTCGAAGGGCATCGCCATCAGCGCCGGCGCCTTCGTCGATGACAACACGCACATCGAGATCGTTCGTTACCCCGACGGCTCCGACGCGCTGAGCGTCTTGACGACGCTACTCACCGGAGGCGGCGGCTCGCTGCCGCGGTGGGTCCGTTGGCTTGGCCGCGTCGTCTCGAGCCCGCTCCAATTCTTGCGCATCAGCGTGCCCTTCGGTTGGGCCCGCCGAACGGCGATTCTGCTCGTGATGCAGCCCGTCGACAACTACCTCAGGTACGTGCGTCGTCGCCGCTGGTACTGGCCCTTCGGCAAGAAGACCGACACGGCGCTCGCGACCGATCGACCGGCGCCGGTCTACCTGCCGATGGCCAACGAGGTGGCGAAGCGCATGGCGGTCAAGATGGATGGCATCGCGCAGAGCGGCATCGTCGAGGTGCTCCTGAACCGCGCGTCGACGGCTCACATCCTAGGCGGGTGTCCCATCGGCGAGGATGCGAAGAGCGGCGCCGTTGACCCCGCCGCAAGGCTCTTCGGATACGAGAATTTCTACGTCGTCGACGGGTCCATCATTCCGGCCAACCTCGGCGTGAATCCGAGCCTGACCATCACGGCCATGGCGGAGCACGTGATGGCGCGGGTGCCGCAGAAGCCGGGAACGGAGCCCAAGCCGGCGCCCGTCCCGGCGCTTTTGCCCACGAAACACGCCGATGTTCGCCCGCCAGGCCTCGCATTCGACGACGGAGACCGTCATGGAGTGGGCGAAAAAGGTCGGCCAGGCTAA
- a CDS encoding serine/threonine dehydratase: MSVRRSDVDAALRVIAPFVRRTPLVELSASASTLGTTGAISLKLELLQRGGSFKTRGAFHHLLTRTVPKAGVAAASGGNHGVATALAAQHLGHRATIFVPTIASPVKVQKIRDAGADVISVGERYADAQLACDAYMAETGAMGIHPYDDECTVAGAGTVAAEWEHDLATRAEAPLDTVLVAVGGGGLAAGLAAYLPDSVQIVTVEPEGSRCLHAALQAGAPVDVSVESVAADSLGAKRVGALPFQILRERRVTSVLVPDDAIRRAMALLLRELALVAEPGGGAALGALLAGAYRPAPRERVGVLVCGGNVGLDAFAALSTFPANGAS, from the coding sequence ATGTCGGTCCGTCGTAGCGACGTCGACGCGGCGCTGCGCGTCATCGCGCCCTTCGTCAGGCGAACGCCGCTCGTTGAGCTCAGCGCCTCCGCTTCGACGCTAGGAACGACGGGAGCGATCTCGCTTAAGCTGGAGCTCCTGCAGCGTGGAGGGTCCTTCAAGACGCGCGGCGCCTTTCACCACCTGCTTACACGGACCGTGCCCAAGGCTGGCGTTGCGGCCGCATCCGGTGGAAATCACGGCGTCGCCACGGCCCTTGCCGCGCAGCACCTGGGCCACAGGGCGACCATCTTCGTCCCCACCATTGCCTCGCCGGTGAAGGTCCAAAAGATTCGGGATGCGGGCGCGGACGTGATCTCCGTCGGCGAACGTTACGCGGACGCACAGCTCGCTTGCGACGCGTACATGGCCGAGACCGGAGCCATGGGCATTCACCCTTACGACGACGAATGCACCGTCGCGGGCGCTGGCACCGTCGCCGCCGAGTGGGAGCACGATCTCGCGACACGCGCCGAGGCCCCGCTCGACACGGTGCTCGTCGCCGTCGGTGGCGGCGGCCTCGCGGCCGGCCTCGCGGCGTATCTCCCCGACTCCGTGCAGATCGTGACCGTAGAGCCGGAGGGCTCGCGGTGCCTCCACGCTGCGCTCCAGGCCGGTGCGCCGGTGGACGTGTCCGTTGAGTCCGTCGCCGCCGATTCGCTCGGAGCGAAGCGCGTGGGCGCCCTGCCGTTCCAGATCTTGCGTGAGCGGCGCGTTACCTCGGTGCTCGTGCCAGACGATGCCATCAGGCGGGCCATGGCGCTTCTCCTACGAGAGCTCGCCCTGGTTGCCGAGCCGGGCGGTGGCGCTGCCCTCGGCGCGCTCCTCGCGGGCGCGTACCGACCGGCCCCGAGGGAGCGCGTCGGGGTCCTCGTGTGCGGCGGCAACGTCGGGCTCGACGCCTTCGCCGCGCTCTCCACCTTCCCCGCCAACGGTGCGTCATGA
- a CDS encoding class II glutamine amidotransferase encodes MCRLLGIAASEPTDFRIVLRDMPRSLAALSEKHPDGWGLAVFADETTRWSVKRGTETAHKDQEFHACAGGSRGVLLVSHIRLKTVGPTSICNTHPFESDGWVFAHNGTIKDLPFLRSRVSEARLARVRGDTDSELLFAWLLTELDRAGVTQIEGGEPESVDGRGSEGLVDDVVARVVREVQAHTDLGAVNFLLSNGRVMYAHRLGRTLFILSRGPHDEVRRERTSEDGMTVYTPWSQRRQAVFIASERMTDEPWEEVAEGQLLRIDRFPQPSLRIMAVAERRAGPVSAA; translated from the coding sequence ATGTGCCGTCTCCTGGGCATCGCCGCGTCGGAGCCCACCGACTTTCGCATCGTACTCCGCGACATGCCGCGCAGCCTCGCGGCCCTCTCGGAGAAGCACCCCGACGGCTGGGGGCTCGCCGTGTTCGCCGACGAGACGACCCGCTGGTCGGTCAAGCGCGGCACCGAGACGGCGCACAAGGACCAAGAGTTTCACGCGTGCGCCGGCGGCAGCCGCGGTGTCCTCCTCGTCTCGCACATTCGTCTGAAGACGGTGGGCCCCACGTCGATCTGCAACACGCATCCCTTCGAGAGCGACGGCTGGGTCTTCGCCCACAACGGAACCATCAAGGACCTCCCGTTCTTGCGCTCGCGGGTCTCAGAGGCCCGCCTCGCTCGCGTTCGCGGCGACACCGACAGCGAGCTGCTCTTCGCGTGGCTTCTGACAGAGCTCGATCGGGCCGGCGTGACCCAAATCGAAGGCGGCGAACCCGAGTCCGTGGACGGGCGCGGGAGCGAGGGCCTCGTCGACGACGTTGTCGCGCGCGTCGTACGCGAAGTGCAGGCGCACACGGACTTGGGCGCCGTGAACTTCCTCCTCTCCAACGGGCGAGTGATGTACGCGCATCGGCTAGGCCGAACGCTCTTCATCCTCTCTCGTGGTCCTCACGACGAGGTTCGCCGCGAGCGGACGAGCGAGGACGGCATGACCGTCTACACGCCCTGGTCGCAGCGTCGCCAGGCGGTCTTCATTGCGTCCGAGCGTATGACCGACGAGCCGTGGGAAGAGGTCGCCGAGGGACAGCTCCTCCGCATCGACCGGTTTCCGCAGCCTTCGCTGCGCATCATGGCCGTGGCGGAGCGCCGCGCCGGGCCAGTCTCAGCGGCGTAG
- a CDS encoding DUF962 domain-containing protein, which translates to MSAARIGTFEEFWPYYLGEHRSPLCRGLHYVGTSMALGSVAAAVLTMNPLWLVVAPIAGYGPAWFAHFVVEKNRPATFTYPRWSLLADFKMFGLAVRGKMGAEMRKHYGSAHPAKDAPRANAGASLA; encoded by the coding sequence ATGAGCGCGGCCCGCATCGGCACCTTCGAAGAGTTTTGGCCCTACTACCTCGGCGAGCATCGGAGCCCCTTGTGCCGCGGCCTCCACTACGTCGGCACCTCGATGGCTTTGGGCAGCGTGGCCGCCGCGGTCCTTACGATGAACCCGCTTTGGCTCGTAGTGGCCCCCATCGCCGGCTACGGGCCGGCGTGGTTCGCGCATTTCGTCGTGGAGAAGAACCGCCCCGCGACGTTCACCTACCCTCGCTGGTCGCTCCTGGCCGACTTCAAGATGTTCGGCCTCGCGGTCCGCGGCAAGATGGGCGCAGAGATGCGCAAGCACTACGGAAGCGCGCACCCCGCCAAGGACGCGCCGCGGGCCAACGCAGGGGCCAGCCTCGCGTAA
- a CDS encoding mechanosensitive ion channel, whose product MAPFRDLVPSALRAVSFFGHEAWQWGALVVAAVLAYPVGRFVAFLVGTVALFFARRTKPPLDDALVLVARRPLRLGLAAVFFGEVATELELVKSLAKVVGHVRFTLLLIAFAWFLSGALRALAEWAEARAETKGDEVSTRAFRTQLILLDRVGTAAIVIVSLAMFLLQFEVVRNVGISLLASAGIVGIVLGLAAQKTIGAVIAGVQLSITQPIRIGDTVFVDKDWGDIEEINLTYVVVKLWDGRRQVIPIGRFLDQPFENWTKADTKLVGAVLLPVDYMAPIGRLRTELARICKDNENWDGRVAELRVADASENTMTLRATVSAANPDAAAALRLDVREGLLTFLRELDGGAYLPRRRVEGATANCRCSPVVKALSAEAEARWGGGGGGGPPGGGGQGGPPRGGGGGGGGRGGGGGAAWPKTSRLQPSLGPHGPLTCSMRIETRRVSDEKFESFQPRRTWSSVPAALLDCPVTVAQARLVFVPLGST is encoded by the coding sequence GTGGCTCCCTTCCGTGACCTGGTGCCGTCGGCGCTGCGTGCCGTCTCGTTCTTCGGTCACGAAGCGTGGCAGTGGGGCGCCCTCGTCGTCGCGGCGGTCCTGGCCTATCCCGTGGGGCGCTTCGTGGCGTTCCTCGTTGGCACCGTCGCGCTCTTCTTCGCGCGTCGCACCAAGCCGCCGCTCGACGACGCTCTTGTCTTGGTGGCGCGGCGGCCGCTTCGGCTCGGCCTCGCGGCTGTCTTCTTCGGTGAGGTGGCCACAGAGCTCGAGCTGGTGAAGAGCCTGGCAAAGGTCGTCGGTCACGTCCGCTTCACGCTGCTGCTCATCGCGTTCGCGTGGTTCTTGTCGGGCGCTCTCCGCGCCCTCGCCGAGTGGGCGGAGGCGCGGGCGGAGACGAAGGGCGACGAAGTCTCGACGCGGGCCTTTCGCACGCAGCTCATCTTGCTCGACCGCGTCGGGACGGCGGCCATCGTCATCGTTTCGTTGGCCATGTTCCTCTTGCAGTTCGAGGTGGTTCGGAACGTCGGCATCTCGCTGCTTGCCTCTGCTGGCATCGTGGGCATCGTCTTGGGGCTCGCCGCGCAGAAGACCATCGGCGCTGTCATCGCTGGCGTGCAGCTCTCGATCACTCAGCCCATTCGCATCGGCGACACGGTCTTCGTCGACAAGGACTGGGGCGACATCGAAGAGATCAACCTGACCTACGTCGTCGTCAAGCTTTGGGACGGGCGGCGCCAGGTGATCCCCATCGGCCGTTTCTTGGATCAACCCTTCGAGAACTGGACGAAGGCCGACACGAAGCTCGTGGGGGCTGTACTGCTGCCCGTCGACTACATGGCGCCCATCGGCCGCCTTCGCACCGAGCTCGCGCGGATCTGCAAGGACAACGAGAACTGGGACGGGCGCGTAGCAGAGCTGCGCGTCGCCGACGCGTCGGAGAACACGATGACGCTCCGGGCGACGGTCTCGGCGGCGAACCCCGACGCTGCGGCGGCCCTCAGGCTCGACGTGCGCGAGGGCCTCTTGACGTTCCTCCGCGAGCTCGACGGAGGCGCCTATCTGCCGCGTCGACGCGTCGAGGGCGCCACCGCCAACTGTAGATGCTCACCGGTCGTGAAGGCCTTGTCCGCCGAGGCGGAGGCCCGGTGGGGGGGGGGGGGGGGGGGGGGGCCCCCCGGGGGGGGGGGGCAGGGGGGGCCCCCCCGGGGGGGGGGGGGGGGGGGGGGGGGGCGCGGGGGGGGGGGGGGGGCCGCGTGGCCCAAAACCTCGAGGCTCCAACCGTCGCTTGGGCCGCACGGGCCGCTCACGTGTTCGATGCGGATCGAAACGAGGCGCGTGTCCGACGAGAAATTCGAGTCGTTCCAGCCGAGGCGGACCTGGTCGTCGGTGCCGGCGGCGTTGTTGGATTGCCCCGTGACGGTGGCGCAGGCGCGGCTCGTCTTCGTGCCGCTCGGGTCGACGTAG
- the pip gene encoding prolyl aminopeptidase, whose translation MSASLRELRTLFPEITPFRTGKLRVSPVHELYFEESGNPEGKPVVFLHGGPGGGTDARQRRFFDPARYRIVLFDQRGCGKSTPYASLEDNTTPHLVEDIELLRRELSIERWQVFGGSWGSTLALAYAETYPAHVTELVLRGIFLLRKSEIDWFYQKGASALFPDAWEDFIAPVAPGDRHDLVSAYYKLLTESEPSTQLNAARAWSVWEGRTSCLLPNEELIRRTAGDVFALAFARIECHYFMHGGFFGSDDALLRGVERIRHIPATIVQGRYDVVCPAESAWALHRAWPEADLKLVANAGHSAFEPGNVHELVSATDRYAGRRHHSGAEGH comes from the coding sequence ATGAGCGCCAGCCTGCGAGAACTCCGCACCCTGTTCCCCGAGATCACCCCGTTTCGCACCGGCAAGCTCCGCGTGTCGCCCGTGCACGAGCTGTACTTCGAGGAGTCGGGGAACCCCGAGGGCAAGCCTGTCGTCTTCCTCCACGGTGGGCCCGGCGGCGGGACGGACGCGCGGCAGCGACGCTTCTTCGACCCAGCCCGCTACCGCATCGTCCTGTTCGATCAGCGCGGCTGCGGCAAGAGCACGCCCTACGCTTCGCTCGAGGACAACACGACGCCACACCTCGTGGAGGACATTGAGCTCCTGCGCCGCGAGCTCTCCATCGAGCGGTGGCAAGTCTTCGGTGGCTCTTGGGGCAGCACGCTCGCGTTGGCTTATGCGGAGACCTACCCGGCTCACGTGACGGAGTTGGTGCTTCGCGGGATCTTTCTCTTGCGGAAGAGCGAGATCGATTGGTTCTACCAGAAGGGAGCGAGCGCCCTCTTCCCCGACGCTTGGGAAGACTTCATCGCGCCCGTCGCCCCCGGCGACCGTCATGATCTTGTAAGTGCATACTACAAGCTTCTGACCGAGAGCGAACCCTCGACCCAGTTGAACGCGGCGCGAGCCTGGAGCGTCTGGGAGGGGCGAACCAGTTGCCTCTTGCCCAACGAGGAGCTGATCCGGCGCACCGCGGGCGACGTCTTCGCGCTCGCCTTTGCCCGCATCGAGTGCCACTACTTCATGCACGGCGGCTTCTTCGGCAGCGACGACGCGCTCTTGCGCGGCGTCGAGCGCATTCGTCACATCCCAGCGACGATCGTTCAAGGGCGCTACGACGTGGTTTGCCCCGCCGAGTCGGCGTGGGCGCTCCACCGCGCGTGGCCCGAGGCGGACCTCAAGCTCGTCGCCAACGCGGGGCACTCGGCCTTCGAGCCAGGCAACGTCCACGAGCTCGTTTCGGCGACGGACCGTTACGCTGGCCGGCGTCATCATTCTGGCGCCGAGGGTCACTAG
- a CDS encoding EI24 domain-containing protein codes for MMPITPAATKEAELTFGDGARALFGGVRYVMGSPSVWPLAIVPVLMCIATVTACTWAGYSFGADALLPHLPTGGVAGSVLKVLADVLLFVLCLIVGLVVGLSLAQPLSAPALDALAKRRARALGVSNFTESGPAASVFRSLRVVSLALLVGLPILLALSLITLLVPPAAALTLPAKFLVASWLATWDVFDYAFGLGALGVRERLAWLSRHGMAAFAFGLALAAVALIPGLGLFVLPMGVAGATELWAKTQARGP; via the coding sequence ATGATGCCCATAACGCCCGCGGCAACCAAAGAGGCCGAGCTCACCTTCGGCGACGGCGCCCGCGCCCTCTTCGGCGGCGTGCGCTACGTCATGGGTTCGCCGAGCGTGTGGCCACTGGCCATCGTGCCGGTCCTCATGTGCATCGCCACGGTGACCGCGTGCACGTGGGCCGGCTATTCCTTCGGGGCCGACGCCCTTCTGCCGCACCTGCCGACGGGCGGCGTGGCGGGCTCCGTCCTCAAGGTTCTGGCCGACGTTCTCTTGTTCGTCCTCTGCCTTATCGTCGGCCTCGTCGTTGGACTGTCGCTCGCGCAGCCGCTCTCGGCGCCAGCGCTCGACGCCCTCGCGAAACGTCGCGCCAGGGCCCTCGGCGTTTCAAACTTCACCGAGAGCGGGCCCGCGGCGTCGGTCTTTCGATCGCTTCGCGTCGTGTCGCTGGCGCTCCTCGTGGGCCTCCCGATCCTCCTCGCGCTCTCGCTCATCACGCTGCTCGTGCCGCCAGCGGCCGCGTTGACCCTGCCCGCCAAGTTCCTCGTCGCGTCTTGGCTCGCGACCTGGGATGTCTTCGACTACGCCTTCGGCCTCGGCGCGCTCGGCGTCCGCGAGAGGCTGGCTTGGCTCTCGCGCCACGGCATGGCGGCGTTCGCCTTCGGCCTCGCCCTCGCCGCTGTGGCGCTGATCCCCGGCCTCGGCCTCTTCGTCTTGCCTATGGGCGTCGCGGGCGCCACCGAGCTGTGGGCGAAAACGCAGGCAAGAGGCCCGTAA
- a CDS encoding endonuclease, which translates to MTLAHFARLERVMRPFVVGALLFGCGAGPADDDGIDESELRRKSSTTSAQKPTYADLEKLEGAALKRALAAFVGGHMSLGYDRARDALLNDAAFTEADGTLECVYTGRRVAPDGTRSPGRTFNTEHTWPQSLGAMHEPARSDLHHLFPVDERANSARNNHLYGTPRCRTTDRACSFAAGGSVLGEDAHDELVFEVRRARRGDVARAHFYFAIRYNKAIGAEEEAVLRAWHHEDPVDARERARRGDRGAPRQRKPLRRSPRAGERRRRLLAPYRPKKPATDTCTAAVGGLIR; encoded by the coding sequence ATGACCCTCGCTCATTTCGCACGCCTCGAACGCGTGATGCGGCCTTTCGTTGTCGGCGCGCTGCTCTTCGGCTGCGGCGCGGGGCCCGCGGACGACGACGGCATCGACGAGAGTGAGCTTCGACGCAAGTCGTCGACCACGTCCGCGCAGAAGCCCACGTACGCGGACCTCGAGAAGCTGGAGGGCGCCGCGCTGAAGCGAGCGCTCGCAGCCTTCGTCGGCGGGCACATGTCGCTCGGCTACGACCGCGCGCGAGACGCCCTCTTGAACGACGCGGCCTTCACGGAAGCCGACGGGACGTTGGAGTGCGTGTACACCGGGCGCCGCGTGGCGCCCGACGGCACCCGCTCGCCGGGGCGAACGTTCAACACGGAGCACACGTGGCCGCAGAGCCTGGGTGCGATGCACGAGCCGGCACGAAGCGATCTCCACCACCTCTTCCCCGTCGACGAGCGCGCCAACAGCGCGCGCAACAACCATCTCTACGGCACACCGCGCTGCCGAACGACAGACCGCGCATGCAGCTTCGCCGCCGGCGGCTCCGTCCTGGGAGAAGACGCGCACGACGAGCTCGTCTTTGAGGTGCGTCGCGCGCGACGAGGCGACGTGGCGCGGGCGCACTTCTATTTCGCGATTCGCTACAACAAGGCCATCGGCGCCGAAGAGGAGGCGGTCCTGCGCGCGTGGCACCATGAGGATCCGGTGGACGCTCGCGAACGCGCGCGACGCGGCGATCGCGGCGCTCCAAGGCAACGAAAACCCCTTCGTCGCTCACCCCGAGCTGGTGAGCGCCGTCGGCGACTTCTAGCGCCGTACCGGCCGAAAAAACCTGCCACCGACACCTGCACCGCTGCTGTAGGAGGACTAATCCGTTGA